The sequence below is a genomic window from Desulfomonile tiedjei.
AAAAGGGTAAGCATTTCGAAAAGCCTTTGGACGGGCCGGAAGTATGTTCCTGTCCGATCTGCGATGTTAACGACCCGGAAGAGGCGCCTTACTGCGCGAGCGCATGTGAACGACCGCCCAAATAGGTCGCTGAATGCTATCCGCCTTTCTCGCGGGGAATACTCCTCTCTGTGTTGGTCTCTAAAAGGGCTCGCATCCGGAAGCGCGAGCCCTTTTTTTCAGGGGCGATGTTGATTTGTAATCAAACTTGGAACACCGCAGAGAAGAAGCACGGACCTGGAAACCAGGTCAGTGCCCGATATGGTGGACATCCGAGTAAGTTTTTTAGCGGCGCACCGGTATGAGAGCCTAATCTCGGTCTCTCGAAAAGGCATTCCTTTGACAGGCCTTCCGCTCCCAGAACCTCACTCTTAGCGCGACCCGACATGGAATCGTGGAGAATGACTGATGAAGCCGTTTTCTATTGACCGAAGGATCTATGTTAGAGGGGAATATCTGGGGGAGCTTCTTTTAAAGCCATTCCAGTTGTTCGCTTCCATTGAATCCGCCGGCGGGATTTTGATGCTCGCCATGACGGTCATTGCGCTGATTTGGATGAATTCTCCATTGGATAGGCTTTATCGGGAGCTATGGGAAACCGGAATCGCGATCGGACTCAACGGGTGGCTGTTCCAACGTTCACTCCACTTCTGGATCAACGAAGGCCTCATGACCCTGTTCTTCTTTGTGGTAGGCCTCGAAATCAAGAGAGAGATCCTTGTGGGGGAACTGGCCTCGTTTCAAAAGGCGGCCTTGCCGGTCGCCGGTGCGATAGGCGGCATGGTGGTTCCCGCACTGATCTACGTGGCATTCAATCACGCGGACGCGGCTTATCGCGGCTGGGGAATTCCCATGGCGACGGACATAGCGTTCGTGGCCGGAACGCTGATTCTCTTAGGATCGCGGGTCCCACCGCCTTTGAGTGTGTTTCTCGTTTCGCTGGCAATCGTGGATGACCTCGGGGCCGTAGTGGTCATTGCCCTATTTTACAGTTCCGGGATTTCGATGGGTTTTCTTGGTTTGGCGGGAGCGGTGCTGGGAGCGCTCATAGTGACCAACATCCTTGGGTTCAGGTCCCCGTTGCCCTACATATTGTTGGGACTCCTTTTGTGGCTGTGCGTCTATCTGTCCGGGGTGCACGCGACCGTCGCCGGTGTACTGGTCGCCATGACTATTCCGGCTCGCTCGGCTTGCGATAC
It includes:
- the nhaA gene encoding Na+/H+ antiporter NhaA; this translates as MKPFSIDRRIYVRGEYLGELLLKPFQLFASIESAGGILMLAMTVIALIWMNSPLDRLYRELWETGIAIGLNGWLFQRSLHFWINEGLMTLFFFVVGLEIKREILVGELASFQKAALPVAGAIGGMVVPALIYVAFNHADAAYRGWGIPMATDIAFVAGTLILLGSRVPPPLSVFLVSLAIVDDLGAVVVIALFYSSGISMGFLGLAGAVLGALIVTNILGFRSPLPYILLGLLLWLCVYLSGVHATVAGVLVAMTIPARSACDTHAFAQTVNRAVGEFRPQGEKGWLVLLDEGNEAAVRTLGSMVQCVRTPLHKIEEALHPWTVFLILPVFALANAGVNLTQIGFYDFVTNSESIGIVLGLFLGKQLGITAASWLAVKAGLAAMPSNVKFRHVYGGAILCGIGFTMSLFIADLSFSEVELLERAKISILVGSMISGLVGGAALYLFTRNR